The DNA sequence CCGCGCGCATCTGAACAGTCGCTCGAGTTCTCAACAACGGAAAGGAACATCGCGATGAAAACGCTGATCGCTCTCGTGCTCGCGCTTGTGTTGCTGCTGCCGACCCTGGCGGGGTCGGCGGGGGAGCCCGTCACCTTTGCGTACTCGCAGCTCGGGCTGCTCGCGCACCTGCCCTGGTCCGTGGCCCTCGGGCAGAAGTACTTCGAGGAGCAGGGTCTCGAGCCGAAGGGCTTCAACTTCGAGAGCGGGGCCAAGTCGATTGCCGCCCTCATCGGCGGCTCCGCCGACTTTGCGGCCAATGCGCTCGAGCACGCCATCAAGGCCAAAGCCCAGGGCAAGGATCTGGTCTACGTCTTCTCGAGCACGCGGCTGCCGGGGTTCGGGCTCGCGGTGGCCACCGCCCACAAGGGCGAGATCAAGACCATCGCCGACCTCCGGGGCAAGCCCGTCGGCGTGTCGGGGATCGGCGCCGCCTCGCACGTGCTACTCGACTACATCCTGAAGCAGAACGGGGTCGATCCCAAGGACGTCAAGGTGCTGGGCGTGGGGCTCAGCACTTTCCCGCCCGCGCTGGAGGGTAACAAGATCGTGGCGGGGATGGCCGGCGAGCCCTTCTTTGGCCGGATGATCGCCAGGGGCACGGCCTTCTCCATGGGCAATCTCTCCTCGCTCAAGGAGACGCAGGCTATCCTGGGCGGCGAGTACACTTTCAGCGGCGCCATCACGCGGCCCGACATCATCCAGAAGCGGCCCCATCTCGTTCAGAAAGTAGTGACGGCGCTCGTGAAGGCGAGCCACTTCATCCAGACCAAGTCGCCCGAGGAGATCGCCGCCGCCGTTCCCGCCGACCTCGTGGGCGACCGCGCCCAGTACATCGAGTCGCTGCGGGCGAGCCGGGAGATCTACGCGCCGAACGGGCTGGTGAGCCAGAGCGGCGTCGAGGTCCTCATGAAGTCGCTCGATTCGTTCGGCGTGTTCAAGCCGGGCCAGAAAGTGGACGTGGCCAGCACCTACGACATGACCTTCGTCCGGCAGGCGATGAAAGACCTGAAACTACAGTGAGGGCGACGCCGTCGGGTACCGGTGTTGCTCAGCGGCGGAAGCGTTAGAGTCCGTGCTTGCCGCCGGTGGCCGGGGAGATGTTGGATTGTGAGACCTGACCCTCAGCGGGCTCAGGGGGACGTCCGCCGAGGAATGCTCCGAGCAAATCGAAGGCATCAAGGCACACCTCGCGATCCAGGACGAGCATGGCGCCGGTGTAGGTGACGGCGCCCACGAGAACCAGCTGCGCAAGAGGCAGGACGCGTCCGCTCTGGCCGAACACCGCATAGTGCTTTGCCGTGGACACCAGGGTGTACATGAACAAGCTGGCCAGGATCGGGCGCGCCATTGTTCGCAAGATATCCGTGACGAGCACTCCCGTCAGGGACTGGGCATACGCGATGGAGGCGAGAAAGACGAGCGGGTAAACGAGGGCCCACGCGAGGCTGAGCCCCACCGGTCCCCACTGCGCACCAACCAGAAACGCGATGGGCATGCTCAGCGCCCCGATCAGGAAGGTTGAGGCGCTGGTGTTCGGCCGGCCGACGCCCCACAGAAAGGGCTGAAACGCGTTCATCAACATCCTCAGGGGCATGATGAGGCTCA is a window from the Candidatus Methylomirabilota bacterium genome containing:
- a CDS encoding ABC transporter substrate-binding protein; translation: MKTLIALVLALVLLLPTLAGSAGEPVTFAYSQLGLLAHLPWSVALGQKYFEEQGLEPKGFNFESGAKSIAALIGGSADFAANALEHAIKAKAQGKDLVYVFSSTRLPGFGLAVATAHKGEIKTIADLRGKPVGVSGIGAASHVLLDYILKQNGVDPKDVKVLGVGLSTFPPALEGNKIVAGMAGEPFFGRMIARGTAFSMGNLSSLKETQAILGGEYTFSGAITRPDIIQKRPHLVQKVVTALVKASHFIQTKSPEEIAAAVPADLVGDRAQYIESLRASREIYAPNGLVSQSGVEVLMKSLDSFGVFKPGQKVDVASTYDMTFVRQAMKDLKLQ